TCGGCCTCGAGAAGCGGCGTGCGGACGGCGACGGCGTCGTCACGGGGTGGGGGTGCGTGGACGGCCGCCAGGTGTTCGTCTTCTCGCAGGACTTCACGTTCATCGGCGGGACCCTCGGTGAGGTGTTCGCCGAGAAAATCTGCAAGGTCATGGACCTCGCCGCGGCGACCGGGGCCCCCGTCATCGGCATCAACGACTCCGGCGGCGCGCGGATCCAGGAAGGCGTCGTGTCGCTGGCCGGCTACGCCTACATCTTCGACCGCAACGTCAGGTCGTCCGGGGTGATCCCGCAGATCTCGGTGATCGCGGGTCCCTGCGCCGGCGGCGCCGTCTACTCCCCCGCCATGACCGACTTCGTCTACATGGTCAAGCGCACCTCCAACATGGGCATCACCGGCCCCGATGTCGTGAAGGCCGTGACGGGCGAGGACGTGACCATCGAGCAACTCGGCGGAGCGATGACGCACGCGTCGAAGTCCGGAGTGGCGAACTTCGTGGCCGAGGACGAGCAGGACTGTTTCGCCCAGGTCCGCCACCTGCTGAGCTACCTGCCCTCCAACAACCTGGAGGAGCCGCCGTGGGCCGAGACGGGCGACCCACCCGACCGGGCGGACGAAGCACTGACGCGCGTACTGCCCGACACGGCCAACCAGCCCTACGACATGCACGACGTGATCTCAGGGGTGGTGGACCGCGACACGTTCTACGAGTACTCGCCGTACTTCGCCCCCAACATCATCTGCGGTTATGCCCGCATGGCCGGCCACGTCGTCGGGATCGTGGCCAACCAGCCGCGGATCATGGGCGGCGTCCTGGACATCGGCTCGTCGGAGAAGGCGGCCCGCTTTATCCGGACCTGCGACGCCTTCAACGTCCCTCTGCTGACCTTCGTGGACGTCCCCGGCTTCCTGCCCGGGACCAACCAGGAGTGGGGCGGGATCATCCGACACGGCGCGAAGCTGCTTTACGCCTTCACCGAGGCGACCGTCCCGAGGATCACCGTCGTCACGCGCAAGGCCTACGGCGGCGCGTACGTGGTCATGAACTCAAAGCCCATCCGCGCCGACGTCGCCTTTGCATGGCCGACGGCCGAGTTCGCCGTCATGGGGGCCGGTCCGGCGGTCAGCCTCGTCCACCGCCGCGAGATCACGGCCTCCGACGACCCGGAGTCAACGAGGGCGGAGCTGATCTCCGACTACGCCGAGCGCTTCGTGAACCCGTGGGTGGCGGCCGAACGGGGGTATGTGGACGACGTGATAGAACCGCAGGAGACGCGCGCGAGGGTGATCGACGCCCTGCTGATGCTGCGCTCCAAGCGCGAGTCGCTGCCCCAGCGCAAGCACGGCAACATCCCGCTGTGACCACGCCGCGGATCACTCCCGAACCGCCGCCGGACGAGGCCGCCGCCATCACCGCGGCGATCCGCGCACTGCTCGCGTCGGAAAAAGTTCAGTCGTCACCGCCGTCGTGGCGCGCCGCAAGCTGGGCCTCCCGCCGGGCGGGCATCACCGACATCGCCCCGCTCATGTCGCCATCGCGGCGATGGCCGTTGTCCTCACGCCTGCCCTGGGGGGGCCGCGAGTACCCGGGCCTGCTCGGCCGCGGCGACGCCCGCTAGGCCGGGCCCGACGAGGCGCGGGGCCTGCCGGACGTCATACGCTTTGAGGCCGCGCCTCTCCCTACCTAGCGCGCGCAGGAGGCTGCCCGTGGACCCGACGACCGAACAGACAAGAGCCGAGGCGAGCGCCGCCCCGGACCGCAACCTCGCGATGGAGCTCGTCCGTGTGACGGAAGCCGCCGCGCTGGGGGCCGGGCGCTGGATCGGCCGCGGCGACAAGGAGGCCGCCGACCAGGCCGCCGTGGACGCCATGAGGCTGATGATGTCCACCGTGCCGATGGCAGGCGTGGTCGTGATCGGCGAGGGGGAAAAGGACGAGGCCCC
This window of the Actinomycetota bacterium genome carries:
- a CDS encoding acyl-CoA carboxylase subunit beta → GLEKRRADGDGVVTGWGCVDGRQVFVFSQDFTFIGGTLGEVFAEKICKVMDLAAATGAPVIGINDSGGARIQEGVVSLAGYAYIFDRNVRSSGVIPQISVIAGPCAGGAVYSPAMTDFVYMVKRTSNMGITGPDVVKAVTGEDVTIEQLGGAMTHASKSGVANFVAEDEQDCFAQVRHLLSYLPSNNLEEPPWAETGDPPDRADEALTRVLPDTANQPYDMHDVISGVVDRDTFYEYSPYFAPNIICGYARMAGHVVGIVANQPRIMGGVLDIGSSEKAARFIRTCDAFNVPLLTFVDVPGFLPGTNQEWGGIIRHGAKLLYAFTEATVPRITVVTRKAYGGAYVVMNSKPIRADVAFAWPTAEFAVMGAGPAVSLVHRREITASDDPESTRAELISDYAERFVNPWVAAERGYVDDVIEPQETRARVIDALLMLRSKRESLPQRKHGNIPL